GATCAGCCAGCAGCCGCGGCGCCGGCGCCCCGGGTGCAGGAAGCCCGGCCACACGCGCGCTGTACACTCGCACGCGCTCCGAGTATGCGCTCGCTTCGAGCGCGTATGGGCCTAGAGCGCCAACGTCGATTACATTGCTGGAAAAAGAGGAGAAGACAATGAAAGTTTTTGTAGATAGGATCCGAAAAGAAGTGTCtggaaaaatatacataattcgGGTAGTCGACCAGTTAAGGTCTTTTGTAAAAATAGGTTTTGCAGTTTGATCTTTGCAGGATCCACACATACAGGTTTACTAGGCGACCACCTCAAGCAGGCACATGTTTCAAAAAAGCTTGAGAAGTACCTTTGGAAATAGCTGATTCGATGTGGCTAGAGCATCAATGGTCTTCGTAATACAATTTTGTGTGCTGGTATATACCAGTGTTTCTATACTCCTGCAGTACTCACGTGGCAGTCTCGTGCAGTATCCTGTTGAGCGCGCTCTGCTCGTCAGGCTTGCGCGGCGGAGTGGACGCCGACGCGGCCGGCACCGGCGTCTCCTGCTGTTGTTCCGTCACTTCTAGTAGGTGGGTCCTCTCGTTCACTGTGTTCTCCTGAAAATGATGATTCACCAATTGTATTATTAAGGCTATTGTTCCTaatcatgatcatcatcatcatctcagccataggacgtccactgctgaacataggcctcccaattagatctccacagatacctgttggaggcgacctgcatccagcgtcttccggcgacctttataaggttgtctgtccaccttgtttgtggacgtcctatgctgcgcttgctagtccgtggtctccactccagcactttacgACTCTAAtggttcaaaataatttatcatgACCGTCATTCCCCTGCCCTAATCCCAATGTCTCATTTGTGGTCGACACAACATGTCTGCCCATTCCATACTTTTTTGTCTGACGTCATCTAACTAGTGACATTCTATCCAGCCATAtcatctttcacacaatccattcaTCGTTTCTATGTAGGTCAAACATAACGAAATACTGCATCAGTCATTTTAGTGCATCATGAATTTACATGATATGGTACAATATGCATATCAAAGTgaatgaaatataatttatttaataaatgcaATCTAAACTGGCTGTAGATAACAAGCTCTTGATCTATAAATCAATTCTCAAGCCCATATGGACATATGGGATACAACTATGGGGAGCCGCCAGCGACTCCAATAAGATGATCATACAAAGGGTGCAAAACTACATTCTAAAACAAATATCAAATGCACCCTGGTTTAGCAGAATGTCAGATGTTCACGAAGTACTCGGCATACCGATGGTGAAAGAGGAAGTGAATCTTCATGCTGCCAGTTACAAAATTAGACTTCAGAAGCACCCAAACCAACTTGCGGGGCAGGTAACAATACCTGAGACCATTCGTCGGCTAAAAAAGCGGCGAGATATCTTCGACATTTAGTTtactaaataaaagaaaggtCCTGCTCTACTGGGAGTAGTGACCTACCCGCCACTTAAACTTCACCTTATCTGCTTATAGTCAGAAGACTGATCGCATGAttgcaaaaggaaaaaaaaaataaaaaaaataaatgcattgtttgtgtttttaaacTGAAGGTTATCATGTTAAAGTTGcaatgaattactattttaattggaaatttattaaaaattattcataaattagtatttatgattatttatttcactaaacagttatatttttacatatgcACAGATTTCTGAGAATTACAGGctttaaacaatattatttttaaattgtaggTACACAAAGACAGAAACTGGTCCTGGTATTTATAAACTTTGGCTCAATTTGCATAAAACCTGTTTCTTTGGTTGGAAAAGGTTTTACTTTGTTTACATCAAGCATGCTCCTTTCATTATCTTTTTTTCTTCAGAAAAAGGTAAACTGATCTTTCTATGCTGATACTGCTAGCAGTAATTTATGTATCAATATATCTTCATAACAAAAATGGTTTGCTTGGCATCATACATAGTTTGGTTGTGGAGAGCAACTAACCTTTTTCCTCAATAAACTTTACGTACACAGAACTTATGaagaaaaaacaacaaagattaataaaaatagaataaaatacaaaatcttaTGTACATACTTAAATTGACTCTTTACCTTAAACCTTTTAGCAATTTTTTTGTCTATAAACATAGAGCAgcacaaataaatactttctCAGTTCAATAACCTACGATTCCACAATGCAATACATAGttatatctataaatattgagAACTGCACACTGGTGCAATGAATCACATGTATGACAGAGGTATAACAGTTGTTACAGACTTGTAATTCTAAACCGGGCTTTTATTACAACTGTGGCATAATCATGCCACAGAAATGTTTGCTTTCAATCCATGTGGGTAGTGCATATTACTgggtttttatattattttaatggttatgtagattttttttgcaGTAGTACTTCATTTCTTAACAATAGAAATACCTTCAATACTTTGAACTATTGACTGAAAATGTGATGGTTCCAGTTCAGctgtaatatacctacattattaaaGTAGACTGTTATTTATACTGCTAATATTTTTCTCAGATATAGGAGTTAGTTGTATTGTTGGTTCAAAAATTAAGAAAGCAATGTAAATGGGTGTAGGAATTATACCCGTGCTCACCCAATCCCAATCCCTGAACCCCGGCCTGTTACTACATTACTAGACCCCCCTCATACTGTTCCAAGCATTCACAACACTAAGCAACACAAGTCAGTCTTATTTACAGATAAATTTGGTAAAGGCTTAGGCTCATTTATTCAACACTCACTCCCACAAGAACATATTGTAACTAGTTACTGTTACCCAAACCTACACTTCAACTACATAATAAACAAGATAGTTAATACACAGTTTGATGCTAACACTACACTAGTTCTTTTGATAGGCAACAGTCTTGATGTAATTAAAAGTGACATTGCTAATGGTATCAACACcttattaaaactaaatttaaaaAGCATTATGATTTGTGCACTTCCATATTCTGATTGTTTTTCTGACACTCAAAATAGTTATGTTCATACTCTGAACAATTTTATATACACATTGACATGCTGTCATAGGGACAAACTATTATTCTTTGACACTAACAAGTTTGTTAGTGAATTTCACTTGAGTAGGGAAAGTATGTTTTTccctaataaatataaagataatataGCTACATTGATagcatataatattaacattgtCATAGCCAACAATATGACAAAATGTAGGATAAGCGACGAGCCAGTATTGACTAGTTATTCTAACAATACTGTGATTGATTGTTTAAACTAGATTCTAAGACAATAGAAAAGCGTAGCGACAACCTCATCCTATTTCATCAGAATGTAAACCGCTTTTCTGGCAAAATATTAGATATTGAACTTTTAACTGATAAGTTTTGTATAGATATACTATGTCTTTGTGAGACATGGCTCAAGCctgagaaaatgttatttaatattaataatttcaaggtTGCTAGTGTATTTAATAGGGTAACTGCAGAGGGTGGGGGTACATtgatattgtgtaaaaataatttaaaatttaaggaTAGAAGCGACATTACTTCGAGCTCTGTTGATCGCCTGTGCGAGGTAGCATGTGCAGAAATAGGAAGTCATTTATTCTTATGTGTATATAGACCACCAGCAAGTACCTTTTcattatttcttacaaatatgGAGGAAATACTTAGGAAGATTTTTAAGTCAAATAAACTAGTTTTCATTTGCGGTGACTTTAACATAGATATATCTTCTGAATCTTCTGATAAATATCAACTGTTATCCCTAtttcaatcttttaatttaaaacatttgtttaatgAACCCACTAGAATTACACCATCTTCAAGTTCAtgtttagacaatatttttacaaattgtgtgGTTCAGCATTCTTCCATTATTGCTGGTGTGAGATCGGATCACTTGGGGCAGCTTGTTAGCTTTCCTGCTAATAAAAACACTCCGTCAAgcatagtaataaaatacagaaaacTAACAGACAGAACCTTagaaacgtttaaaaataatgttgtcaaTAAATTATGCAGTAGTTTTAAATCAGAGGACTCGAATACtaaatttaataagttatttaacaCACTTTgtctagaatttaataaatcatgtcctattaagaaactaaaaatcgacaataaattaaaattcaacgaaTGGTGTACAAAAGGGATTAGGATAAGCAGAGATGTATTGTATAACCTGTACCGAGAAAAATCAATGACATCTGATAAATCTTTTCATGATCATGTACGGAACTACTCTAAGGTATTCAAAAGTGTATGTATTCTTGCAAAGTCTAAATCAATTAGTGACAGAATAACTAAAtcggataataaaataaaaaccgtttggaaaataataaatgcggaAACGGGTCAAATTAAAGTCCGGGATACCGAACTATCGTTAACGATTAATGATGCAACTGTGTCGGATAATGTGCAGGTTGCTAACGCGTTTGATAATTTTTTCTCTAATGTACCAGTAGAGGTTACTAAATCACTTAACTCGTCCTCTACACTTGCAGAGtcattactaaaacaaaattttaccaAAGAAGTACCGGATTTCGGATTCCATTACATAACTtttaatacagtaaaaaaagcttttaaaaaccttaatttaaaaaaaacggaagACTTATGGGGCATCTCTGTTAAAGCCCTGAGCTCCGTGATTGACAATATTGCACCAATACTCAGTCAAATCTTTAACTCATGTATAGATGAAGGCACCTTTCCTGATTTGATGAAACACAGTAAGGTCATTCCAATATTTAAGTCAGGTTGTAAGAAAAATCCGTCAAACTACAGACCCATTTCTATTCTCCCGGCtctaagtaaaatattcgaaaggaTCATGCTTGATCAGATGTTAAACCATTTCAACTTAAACGATATACTGCACGACCGTCAATTCGGCTTTACAAAGGGTAGGTCCACTACGGACGCAAGTGCGCGGTTAGTCACTCAGATTTTGGAAGCCTGGGAGAGTTCGCAGGATGCCGTCGGTATTttctgtgatctctccaagGCGTTTGATTGTGTGGACCACGATACACTCATTTCTAAGCTGAGACACTACGGCATTCGTGGAAAATCTCTTGAACTTGTCCGGTCTTATTTATCCAACAGACAGCAAAAAGTGGATGTCTGCGGCTCAACATCTTCGGGGACAGttgtaaaaatgggcgtgcctcaaggctctatactgggtccatttctgttcctagtttatataaatgaccttccatttgtgttgtctgatatttcggatgttattttgtttgcggacgacacttcccttgtctttaaagttaagcgtaagaaccccaatgttagtcacattaatgaaagcctagaaattctctccaaatggttcgcagccaacaatttattattaaacgcttccaagactaaatgtcttaagttctgtttgcctaacgtcactgcggttgaaacaaatataatgcTCGATAAGAGCAAATTAGAGTTAATTAACAGTACAGTATTTCTGGGCATTACCATTGacagtaaattgcaatggggtccCCATATATCCTCCCTATCAGGGCGACTTGCTTCTGCTGCttttgcagtcagaaaaatcagacaactgaccgatgtagctacggccaggcttgtatacttcgcctatttccattgcgtgatgtcatatggcattttgctatggggggcagcggctgatgtccaatcaatttttgttttgcaaaaaagggcgatccgagcgatctatggcatgggctctcgcgaatctcttagagaattctttaaggaaattaatatacttactttaccttccttgtatatttttgaaaatattatgtttgttcgcaaaaacatccataaattcacagttaaaagtgacattcaccagataaatacacgtaacaaacataaattagtggttcccaagtttaggctaacaaaaacaaataagtcgttcttagggaattgtgtacgtttttataacaagctacctaaatgtatccttgatctcactgataaaaagtttaagaatgtagttaaaaacattttgattaaaaaggcgtattataaaattcaggattacattaatgacagtgatgcctggcgttaaattaatattgttttttctttttctctgcacatgtggcttccccggcgaccgggacacgggagtgcctccgcccagaccagccaagcccaagccagcaagaccccaaattgcattatataataacttggttacccaatatattcttactttgaattgtataaattatttttcgagtaacgattgcactaaaattattttgtataatttattaatacatttttagctcaatttggattgtataacattctcaggactagatagaaaactgtatgtttgtaattatttttattttcttttaaaaagagtgtccatggagtttcttgccggttcttctccatgagaccaactctttggaaccgtgcacctaactttgacgtttcgaaagagctttcataggcctatttgaaataaaaaattttgagtttgagtttgagtttgagtttgatacTCCTAAACCTTCATATAACATGATGCTTTACATATTCTATTCAAACAGCTACAGTAGTTATAAATTCaaactaaattcattttcaagtttagtttgaaattaatcttgtttaaaaatttaatagCATTGCAAAATAGTTACAACATTGTATACAAAATTATCATGGCCGACCATGTTGTTATGAATGTTTTGTATGATATCTGAATATCAATTTCCTGCTCTGAATAGCAATTCAAAGGTCAGTGTTTTCAtctgtttttactttttatcctaCAACTACCATTTAAAGTGAACATtagaactttttattatttcgtaTTGATTTACAACTAAAACTTGTTTAACCCCTTGTATGCCGGTGCATAGATCTATGCGAGACACAATggtttttctattgttctctaatgaGTGGCATTCAAgaggttaaaatatttaatttcaaagacAAAACTTTACATCtgttgttgttttaaatatctAGTTGTTGTGACTAGGTCCTACCCCAGTCTGACCCACATACAGAGGGAACCATTTCCTGTTCATGGATAAGAGATAGCCTCAAATAAAATCCATCCAgaagtttttaattgaaagatttGTAAGTGTGTAtgccaagtttgtatgtatgactTGATTGTTTATCATGGTgacatttaatttgttaaaaaatagaATCAGCTAAAAGTGGGTGGATATTGGGAGTAAATGAATTGAAGTAGGTTATAATTAACCACTCCACAATATAGACATTATAGTTAAGCAAATCAGTGTGCAttacatatgactcatgggacagggaagttagtTAGACAGTCAAGAACTACACTTCCAAAAACCAATTTTCTatatcgatatttatttattatttctatattttctatATAGAGTATCTTTGTTTGTTGATAAAATTTAAAAGTAGTCACTTTTAGTCAAAATGCAAGACTTTTAGAACTGGTTATGAAACTAGGTCAAATTTTATACAACAGCATCATCAAAGTTATGAGCTTTGCTATTGTAAAACAATGTCTAATGAGTACTGATTATTATGAATGTTACATGTACAGACCTTGTTTTGACCATTCCTTTCAAAGGTTTCAGTACTCATACATAATTTATGGTCACAGACAATGGACTTGATACATAAACATTGCACAAAGACCTCCCTGGAACTTGCTAAACAATGAGCTATTTGTAAACTCTGCTAGCTTCGTTAATATCAATTATTGAACCATGCTGTTTGTGTATTTAACCAGATAAAATGTCAATCAACTATATAGGAATTAAACTACAAAGATAAGCCTTTGTATGTCAGTGTCAAAGTTTGGAAACGGGAAATGGACAAACAGATTCTTACTCACCCATATTGCACACAATATTCAACCGTCGTCGTATTTTACTGTTCACAATCTCACACACACGCTATTTTACCAATTAACGCGTAAAATATCCGTAAAACTTACCTGTGGATCCGTGTCTTTGTGGCAAATACTATAGCAGCACCCCATGACGGCGGTTTTTAGCGAGTCGAAGCATGAATGCAACGAAGTGTCTTCTTCGTCGGACTGCataaatgtttgtatttattgtCTCCTGATGcggataaaaatagaaaattccGTATTTCGCAGCGAGCGAAACTCGGCAAGCCAATATGACAGATAATATGACACTTGACAGCATGacatagaaaattttaattgtcgCTGTCATATAGTTTTAGTTCAGAAACTTTCTTAATTTAGGATGTTCACAGATTTTGCTAATCTTGAAATAAATGGCtcacgaaatatttttaatagacgATACTTGAAGAGAGCCATAAGGACATAGTATGCAGTATTTGTTAAATGCGTAAAAATCTTGTGAATCACATAGGTCTGTTGCATTCCACGTCGCATTTTGTGATTCGCTGGTTCTGCGTAAATCTGTCAGTTTTCTAATGTCAATGACTCGTTGACGTTACGTTGTCACACACTTCTTGTCAAGTGGGTAGAgaagcaataataaaaattaaaaacacgtcGACTGGAAAGCTCTGAGATAATAGTAATTCTTAATTAAACATGTTAAGATATAGAGGTAAGAAGAAAGTTATTGATAGAGTGAAGGAGCTTGACGCTTTTCCTAAAGTGCCGGAAGAATACGTGGACAGTACTCCTGTAGGCGGTACTTTTTCAGTTATCgccttttttataattatgtggCTGATATATAGTGAAGTTTCCTATTATTTAGACAGTAATTTAGTGTTCAAATTCATGCCAGATATTGATATGGACGAAAAACTGCGAATAAATATAGATATGACGGTTGCAATGCCTTGCTCAAACATTGGAGCTGATATTTTGGATTCTACCTCACAAAGTGTGTTCGGTTTCGGAGAGTTACAAGAGGAGGATACGTGGTTCGAGCTCACCCAGGAGCAGCAAGACGCGTTCGATGCTGTGAAGTACTTAAACTCCTACCTCAGAGAAGAGTACCACTCCATATGGCAACTGTTATGGAAAAAAGGTCATGGCTCTGTTCGAGCAACTATACCAGCGCGAAAATCAAAGCCCAACCGCCGCCCTGACGCTTGCAGACTTCATGGTGTGCTAACACTGAACAAAGTTGCCGGAAACTTCCATGTAACAGCAGGAAAAAGTTTACATTTACCAAGAGGCCACATACATTTAAACATGCTCTTTGATGATACACCACAGAACTTTAGTCATAGAATACACCGTCTGAGCTTTGGTAGTCCTGCCAATGGAATCATATACCCTCTGGAAGGTGATCTAAAAATCACTCAAGATGAAAATATGCTGTACcagtattttattgaagttgtcCCAACTGATGTGGACACTACGTTTGAAActataaaaacatttcagtaCTCAGTCAAAGAACTAGAAAGACCAATCAGTCATTCCCGAGGATCCCACGGCGTTCCTGGAGTATTCTTCAAATATGACATGGCCGCATTAAAAGTCAAAGTTTATCAGGAAAGGGaaaatatattacaatttaCTTTGAGACTGTTCTCCATTATTGGAGGTATATACATAGTAGTTGGTTTTATGAATACAATAGTTTTAGCTGTAAGAACTAACTTTTTAAAGAAGGTTGCGCCGAATGTCAGTCAAAAGCAACCTTACGAAGCTAAGACGCGACCGCAGACCAATCCGTTGTTAGTCACACCAGATCTAAGTGTTCCACTAGAACTAGTGCGACCCTGATAGTAAATGAATGAATAGTCATAGGATCTAAATATGAATCTTATTCTAGTATTGTATATAAGAAATCTAAGTATTTGTTTTCCAGTGTAATCAAATTTGcatcaatttttattatttattgtttctgtTGCATTTTTATTGCCTTCAATTATTGCACTCCACTGTTAACTAAGATTGCTGATAAGTTAAGTAGACATTTTTACacgatttttatatattaattgagattattttctattattattaaattggaTTTTTCTAAATCATTTAATATGCTAATTGTTGCAGGTCTGTCCAAATTTATTTGGCATAGTTTTAATtgccttttttaattttaagtatacattattatctaaatttattttttatggctTCCAAAGTTACTTTATTTGTCTTTGACTAGATCTATTGTTTTCTTCCACCCAAATATAAGACTGAAGAATGACACTCTTATATGCAACGAGTTTGTAAAAGTAGTCCTTGTTACAACATGGATTTGGACACTACATAATGAATGAGTCATAATTCTTTGTAATACACTTAATTGGCGGAAAACATCTGGGTCGATaatgttcaataaaataatgttttacagGCAGGTGTTTTACTTCCCCTTAAATTTAGCAAACACGCGGGGCTAGGGGGGTTGGTAAACGGTTCTATGCGCTGTTTCCCTCGCTCTCACGCGCCTGGCCTATCTTCCCTCGCAACTTACGCTCCGCTTCTCTCGATTCGTTTTGTTCTCGTCGCGCGAAGCCGACAGCCGAGCCGGCCGCCATTCGCGCGGCGGCATCGCCCCACGACGAACGTGTGACCGCGTTCGATCAACGAAAACAGACGAAAAGTTTCCCAACTTTTTTAAACGGGCCCATGATACAAC
The Helicoverpa zea isolate HzStark_Cry1AcR chromosome 13, ilHelZeax1.1, whole genome shotgun sequence DNA segment above includes these coding regions:
- the LOC124635526 gene encoding uncharacterized protein LOC124635526, whose translation is MQSDEEDTSLHSCFDSLKTAVMGCCYSICHKDTDPQENTVNERTHLLEVTEQQQETPVPAASASTPPRKPDEQSALNRILHETATNVIDVGALGPYALEASAYSERVRVYSARVAGLPAPGAPAPRLLADLPHSERAALLARPALPAEDKDFITNAVKKAAAAISELRVEHHEDLVVPFRVP
- the LOC124635521 gene encoding endoplasmic reticulum-Golgi intermediate compartment protein 2, which produces MLRYRGKKKVIDRVKELDAFPKVPEEYVDSTPVGGTFSVIAFFIIMWLIYSEVSYYLDSNLVFKFMPDIDMDEKLRINIDMTVAMPCSNIGADILDSTSQSVFGFGELQEEDTWFELTQEQQDAFDAVKYLNSYLREEYHSIWQLLWKKGHGSVRATIPARKSKPNRRPDACRLHGVLTLNKVAGNFHVTAGKSLHLPRGHIHLNMLFDDTPQNFSHRIHRLSFGSPANGIIYPLEGDLKITQDENMLYQYFIEVVPTDVDTTFETIKTFQYSVKELERPISHSRGSHGVPGVFFKYDMAALKVKVYQERENILQFTLRLFSIIGGIYIVVGFMNTIVLAVRTNFLKKVAPNVSQKQPYEAKTRPQTNPLLVTPDLSVPLELVRP